The Haloarcula sp. DT43 genome includes a region encoding these proteins:
- a CDS encoding PAS domain-containing protein, with amino-acid sequence MKEREQRLQTIKDRMTDAIIEVDADFNVTQLDERAERIFGKEADTVLDQRLWDVFPTLTDAQFEPVIRNAMESRSSTSVEGYLEEIDTGLEFAIYPDFDGGLTFYTQDVTERKEQQKILTRNTRSMDEAPIGITITDPSQEDNPIIYVNDRFQELTGYSEAEVLGRNCRFLQGEATDPEPVARMREAVNNEDPVSVELRNYRKDGTEFWNQVSIAPVRDDDGSVVNYVGFQHDISDQRRRERVLREMYDIISDRHGSFEDKVQSLLELGRSELNTEYGTLSEIRGEEYVFEFVATDDDSIQSGDVVPVSATNCELVASSEETVVAGDVERDAPEQTDRAGFTEWGISCYLGAPVFTGNEVYGTFCFYGTEARADQFSEWEVTLVDLMSRWVSYELQHQEANKQLQQTNEQLEQFASAVSHDLRNPLNVADGRLALADEECDSDHLDAIGRALDRMDTLITDLLALAREGESTTEITSIKLAMVAENCWDNVDTRDASIVTDIDRTIRADEGRLNQVFENLIRNAVEHGGGDVTVRVGELENGFYIEDDGTGIPEDKRDDVFDAGYSTSDNGTGFGLRIVKQVVDAHDWAIHLTEGTRGGARFEITGVEFAAE; translated from the coding sequence CTGAAAGAGCGTGAACAGCGGTTACAGACGATCAAAGATCGGATGACAGATGCGATAATCGAAGTCGATGCCGATTTCAACGTCACGCAACTCGACGAACGAGCCGAACGCATTTTCGGCAAAGAGGCGGATACCGTATTGGATCAACGTTTGTGGGATGTGTTTCCGACGCTTACAGACGCGCAATTCGAACCGGTCATCCGAAACGCCATGGAATCGCGCTCATCAACTAGTGTCGAAGGATATTTGGAAGAGATAGACACCGGTCTGGAATTTGCGATATATCCTGATTTTGACGGAGGGCTTACGTTTTACACCCAGGACGTAACGGAGCGCAAGGAACAACAGAAAATACTTACACGCAATACCCGCTCGATGGACGAAGCACCCATCGGTATCACGATTACCGATCCGAGTCAAGAGGACAATCCCATCATCTACGTGAATGACCGATTCCAGGAGCTGACTGGCTACTCGGAAGCGGAGGTTCTTGGCCGGAACTGCCGCTTTCTCCAGGGCGAAGCCACCGACCCCGAACCGGTTGCAAGGATGCGAGAGGCAGTTAACAACGAAGACCCCGTCTCCGTTGAACTCCGGAACTACCGGAAAGACGGTACAGAGTTCTGGAATCAGGTGTCGATAGCACCCGTCCGTGACGATGATGGGTCGGTCGTCAATTACGTTGGTTTCCAGCATGATATATCCGACCAACGACGCCGCGAGCGAGTCCTCCGGGAGATGTATGATATCATCTCGGACCGGCACGGATCGTTCGAGGACAAAGTACAGTCATTACTGGAACTCGGTCGGAGTGAACTCAACACGGAGTACGGGACGCTGTCGGAGATCCGCGGTGAGGAGTACGTGTTTGAGTTCGTTGCGACGGACGATGATAGCATTCAGTCGGGAGACGTAGTGCCGGTCTCGGCCACGAACTGCGAACTCGTCGCCAGTTCCGAGGAAACAGTCGTGGCCGGCGATGTCGAACGTGATGCCCCTGAGCAGACTGACCGGGCAGGCTTCACCGAGTGGGGAATCTCGTGTTATCTTGGGGCGCCGGTGTTTACCGGGAACGAGGTCTATGGGACGTTCTGTTTCTACGGCACGGAGGCCCGGGCCGATCAGTTCTCCGAGTGGGAAGTCACGCTGGTAGATCTCATGAGTCGCTGGGTGAGTTATGAACTTCAGCATCAAGAAGCGAACAAACAACTCCAACAGACGAACGAACAGTTGGAGCAATTTGCGTCGGCCGTGTCCCACGATCTGCGGAATCCCCTCAATGTTGCTGATGGTCGCTTGGCACTGGCGGACGAAGAGTGTGACAGTGACCACCTCGATGCAATCGGACGAGCACTTGATCGAATGGATACGCTGATCACTGATTTGCTGGCGCTCGCTCGGGAGGGCGAAAGTACGACTGAGATAACCTCGATCAAGCTTGCAATGGTTGCGGAGAACTGTTGGGATAACGTCGATACCAGGGATGCCAGCATCGTCACCGATATCGATCGGACGATTCGCGCCGATGAAGGGCGATTGAACCAGGTATTTGAGAATCTCATTCGCAACGCTGTCGAACACGGAGGTGGCGATGTGACGGTACGAGTCGGCGAACTGGAGAACGGCTTCTACATCGAAGACGATGGAACAGGCATTCCCGAAGACAAACGTGACGACGTGTTCGACGCGGGCTACTCGACAAGCGACAACGGAACTGGCTTCGGGCTGAGAATCGTCAAGCAGGTCGTCGATGCTCACGACTGGGCGATCCACCTAACTGAAGGTACCAGGGGTGGTGCGCGGTTCGAAATAACCGGCGTCGAGTTTGCTGCTGAATAG